Genomic DNA from Chiroxiphia lanceolata isolate bChiLan1 chromosome 30, bChiLan1.pri, whole genome shotgun sequence:
tctaGTATATACAATATAAGgtataaatagataaataacCTTCCACCCCTGTGCCGTCGGTGCCCACGTGCAGCCCCGGCCGTGGGGGGGCTATGGGCGAGCAGGGGGGGCCCCCACCCggccccctccagcccccccagccaTGGGGGCCACGTGCGAGAAGGGGGGGCCCTCACCCAGCCCCTCAGAccccccccagagctgggggagcGGGTCTGGcccccccctccatccccacctcaCACCTTGGCACCtcctggggaagaggggaggcAACGAGGAGGgggtgtccccgtgtccccccctccAAGGGGTCCCGCCGAGGGGCCTCCTGCAGCCACATccgaggaggaggatggggggaGCCcgagggagagagggaaagaccccccccccggggcaggggggctggtggtggtgggaagcggaggggggggaaggggaaggggagggggggctcacatttaaaaacaacaacaaataaaagaaacaaatctaaCACTTAAAATGAGGTAGGTTTGGGTGCAGAAGCTCCTTGTGTCTGTCGGGGTCTTGGCCTCAtcccgccgccgctccgggGTCTCGTCCACACgcacaaacaaaaagagatCAAAAGGAACCGAGCGAGCTCTGACCGCCCTGGCAGGGGCGGGGCAGAGCCCGGATTGTCGAGCTCAAGGAGTCTGTGTTACCTTGGTAATTAGCGAGCAAATATTAttagtttctaaaaaaaaaaacaaaacaaaacaaaacaaaaacaaaaaaccaaaaagaaaaaaaaaaaacaaccaacaaaaatcccaaaagaaccgaaaacaaaataaaataaaataaaatagaataaaataatcGTTATATCCGGGCCGGCTCCGCGCGCTGGGCCCGGCGCTGCTCCCCCGTGGCTCCCCCACGAGAGAGGctggcggggagggggggtgcTGAAGGGGGGGCTTCCGAGCCCCCCACTCcgtctgtttgtttgtttttttccctcgCAGGACGAAGCAAAGAAAACCCTGAGTTGCCAGTTCGTCCGTCTGTCCGTCCCGCCCGGGCAGGGCCGGCGGCGCCGCGGCCGCTCCTCCCTCCGTGCCCGGCTGCCCCTGGCACCTCCCGCGGCCCCGGGGAGGGGCTCGGCGAGGTCTCCCAGGCGGGGGtggctgcccccagccccgTTTTTCCCAGCTAGTTCATCCACTTCCTGCAATTCCAGGCTCCACAGTGGCAGGGGATCTTGTGCTGATCGTCCTCGAAGTCGAACTGGTAGTCGTAGGTGAGCTGAGGGGAGGAGTGGGGAGTCACCTACGACGCAGAGCTCAGTCCTGCCACTTCCAGcctccccctcccagctccctctgccccccccagccccccctgagccccccactGACCTCCTCCCCCTTGGGGATGCGCCGGCTGGAGATGATGATGATCTTGTCCTCCTTGTCGAAGGTCACGACTTCGGCCACACAGTTCGGGGCACACGAGTGGTTGATGTACCTGGAGGAGGTGGAAGGTTAGAACTGACCCAGGGGCAGGACAGATGGACACCACGGCTCCATCTGAGGGGGGGTCCCACCATCCCAAAGCCCCTCCCGTGCTCACCTGGCCGGGCCCCCCGTCAGTGTGGCGTCAATGACGTGCTCGTTGTTGATGCGGAACATGTAGATGCCACGGTTCTGCCACGGGGGACAAGGGGGTGTCAGGGGGTGCACCGAGGTCCCCACGTCCCACCTGAGACCCTCATATCCCACCAGAGCCCTCAATATCCCATCTGAGACCACGTCCCACCNNNNNNNNNNNNNNNNNNNNNNNNNNNNNNNNNNNNNNNNNNNNNNNNNNNNNNNNNNNNNNNNNNNNNNNNNNNNNNNNNNNNNNNNNNNNNNNNNNNNNNNNNNNNNNNNNNNNNNNNNNNNNNNNNNNNNNNNNNNNNNNNNNNNNNNNNNNNNNNNNNNNNNNNNNNNNNNNNNNNNNNNNNNNNNNNNNNNNNNNNNNNNNNNNNNNNNNNNNNNNNNNNNNNNNNNNNNNNNNNNNNNNNNNNNNNNNNNNNNNNNNNNNNNNNNNNNNNNNNNNNNNNNNNNNNNNNNNNNNNNNNNNNNNNNNNNNNNNNNNNNNNNNNNNNNNNNNNNNNNNNNNNNNNNNNNNNNNNNNNNNNNNNNNNNNNNNNNNNNNNNNNNNNNNNNNNNNNNNNNNNNNNNNNNNNNNNNNNNNNNNNNNNNNNNNNNNNNNNNNNNNNNNNNNNNNNNNNNNNNNNNNNNNNNNNNNNNNNNNNNNNNNNNNNNNNNNNNNNNNGCTCCAAGCGGAGGAAAACTGAGAGATTTGTCTTTCCCCGGGCTGGTCCCCAAGGCAAACGGGTGTTTTGGGGGACCTTTGCCCAGAAGCAGCTCatcccccagccctgaccccaCTGTGGATCCGCTCCTGTGTGGGAAAAGCCTCCTACCTTCATCCCCCGGGCTCTCAGCACCGGTGTGGGGCCTGGCAGGGCACACCCAGGGTGTCCCAAGTGACCCCAAGGCTGGAGGTTTTGGGGGCTCACAGCAGCCCCCACCTCGGGGACCCCTGTCCAAGCTAAGGAGGGTCCCCACACATCCCACCCCccaggctgtgggcagggggtgCCACACGGGGCAGTGAGTGACTCAGCCCCCCTGGGTGATTTGGGGTGCAGGGTGCTGGAGTCCCACTGGTGCCCCCTAGCCCCCTCCCATCTCCTTGGGTAGGGAAGGCCACACGGCCCCACAGCAAGCGCTGCCAGGCAACCGGTGGGGTTGCCAGGAGACTGGTTGCTAGGAGACAGGCTGGGAcccccccctcacctcccccttccccagcatcCATCCTGGGGCCTGGCATTGGGGTGTGCCGGGACACGGGGCTGGGGTCCCACCACTGCCTGGCCTGGTTGTGATGGGGGGGCACCACCCCCCGTCCCCCCCCAGTGCCTGatccctctgctgtgctgaggggGGCACATGAACCCCGGGGGGGCCCCCAGTGCCCACCCCACTGCACCCTGACGTGGGGGACACCCCCGATATCCAGCCCAACGTGTGCTGGTGTGGAGGGGTCTGGCCCAGCTCCCggcccccctccctcctcccccaggtCCTTCCCATCCTCCCGTGCTCTGTTGACTGTTGGTAGCAACGCGGCAGCTCCTGGAGACGGTTTCTGTTcatccccctcccccccccataCTCACCCCCTCCATCACCAACAGGCAGGGCAGGCCCTTGGTCACATCGGGGCCCCCCCTGTCTGCACAGAGCCCCCATGGCtgcccccccagggctcccagaGCCAGCATCTCCTCACGTTTGGGCTgatttcccagctgctggactCCTGCCCGTGGCACAGCCGAGATTCCCAGCCTCCCCCAGTTCAGGCCCTTCCTGAGGGTCCCAAACTGGTGACCTCGAACCCCACGACCAGGACACGCTGTCCTCAGGGACTGGGGGGTCCCAGCTTCCATCAGGGGTGTCGTGGCTCAGGGGTGACATCCCAGACACCGGCTGCTGCTATTTTTAGCCTGTTTTCCCGCAGAGCTTggctctgtctgtctgtctgtctgtctgtccgtctTCTGCCACCATCGATGTGACAGGTTCATTCAGATGGAGAAACAGGGCagctcgggggggggggctgctctgctccggGGGGCtggatgaggccctggcacgtTGAGGGGGCCCCATCGCCCCCCCCGGCTGGCTCAGGGTAGGActgaggggatggagggacagggaggtgcCCACGGAGGTGGTGACACCacccctgcctgtgccccctCCACGAAGGGCAGGGCGAGGGACCCCCCAACCCCGGTGCTGGGGGTAGCAGGTGACCCCATCcccctgggagggagcaggggggggTCACCGGTGTCCCCACAGCCTGGGTGCCCCGTgcccccccctgcagcccctcctgctccctccgGGCTCTGCGGGAGCCACAAAAAAAGGGAGGCTGAGGCGCGGGGTGGGGGGTCACcggggggggcaggaggaggcaggacaGGGCTCGGGGGGGCCTGCCGTGGGGGGCGGGGGGCTGTGGGCGCGCTGCccgtggggagggggctgcggCACCGCCCGCGTGTGGGGCGGCTCCGCAATGCGGCAAAACCGGGAATAAAGGAGCAGGGTGGAGGCGGGGGGAGTGGGTGAGGTGGGAAAGACCCCGCTGCCGGGGGGTGGGCCTGCTCTGCCCGGTCCcccaaaagcaaaagcaaggcCAGCAGGGCCACGGACCGACGTGgtgggggctcggggggctccgGTGGCATCGGTGGCTCGAGGAGTGGGTGGCGCGGGGACAGCGGCCACCCCGGCCCTGGGCGGGTGCCAGCACCCAGGATGCCCCTGTGCAGGGAATCGGGGGACACCCTGGGGGTACCCAGGGAGTGAGGAGACATTGGGAgtgcccagggatggggggacaaTCGAGGTGCTCAGGGTgtgaggggacatgggggggctcagggtgtGAGGGGACATGGGGGTGCTCAGGGACTGGGTAGGTCTGTGATTCTCTCGGAGCCACCCCCGTGTCCCCGTGCTGTCCCCAAACCCTTCTCTGGCCCTTGAAACGGAACCCGGACCCGcctcatcccatcccagggcGAGACAGGGCACTGCCCCTCGGGGGTGGGCGCGGGGTGCCCCCCCCGGCCCGTCCGTCCTGCCCCACAGGAACTGCCCCGCGTGGGTTCCCCcggggagcagccccggggctggcagggaacagggcggcggcgggcgcagGAGCCGGCGCGGCGGGAGCCCGCGGGGCTTCCCACGGGAACGGCTCCGGGACCAGGACGGAGCCAGGGACGCGGACAGGGACCACCGGACCCCCGTGGCCCCCGGTCCGGGCAGGGCCCGGGCGCTCCCTGGGCAGATGCGGCGCCTGCGGTCGCGGCCGGGGGGTGCAGGGACCCCTCCTACCACCGGCGGACCCCCCGACCCTATACCCCAACCCCCCTGCCCCTAAAGCCCCCCTAAACCCCCCTAAACCCCCTCACCCCAGTGCTCCCGCGGCCCCGCTGCCCCGAATGTCCTCCCACCCTTCTGACCCCCCGCCCCAGTCTCATCCCGCCCCCCTTTCGGAAGCCCCCCAATCCCACGCCCCTCTATCCCCGCCTTTTCCCCACCCATCGCCCCGCCCACTCAAACACGACCACGCCCCTTCCCAGTCCAGCCCCGCCCCCCGTCCCCCACATTCCACTCCGCTGACGTCACCGCTCCCCCCCAAATTCGAACCTGCCAATTAGAACCGAGGCGGGGCGGAGGGGGCGTGACCAGGGCCGGGGGGCGGGACAAAGTACTCATTGCCCCTCCCCCCTCGTCCCCGCCCCCCTTGTCCCCGCCCCTCGGGGTATAACTCGGGGGGGTCCTCCCGGGGACCCCCGTCTTCCTCCTCGACGGCTGCGTAACGGTTCGGGCAGTGAGCGGCCATGGTGAGcgggggggctgcgggaccCCCGGGGCTGAGGGGCGGGGACGTGCCGGGTCCGATCCCCCCGTGTCGGATCCCCCCGTGTCCAGGGCAGCACGTGGAGGGGGGATCGGGGGCTCCTCGCGTGTTCAGGGCGCCCCGTGGGGCTGCCGAGCACTTGCAGGACCTGAGGTGGGGGATCGTGGTGCTCCGTGTGCCCCTCCGGAGCCGtggacacccccccccccggccggGGGTCGCTGCCTTGGGTGCTCCAACCCCCGGGCTGTGCCGACCCCCCCCTCGGGCTCCCTGCCAGCCGCCGGTCGGTACCGCGTGTCCCGGACTCCCACGCAGATCCCGGACACATCCTCAACTCCCCCTCGGGAGAGGAGCCTGCCCCGAGGGGACGGGGGGGTGCCGGGCCCCTCCCTGCCGCCGGGATCGCGCGTGGGAGGGAGCCACGGTGGGGGAGGCAGCCCCCCCTCACCACGGCCCGGGCACAGCCGGGAGCGGCCGCTCCGGGAAAACTTCTCCCAGTTGCTGGAGTTTGCTCCTGTCCCGAGTGGAGCCGGTTGCAGGGGGGGGGCTGCGGTGGGACGGGGACAGCCCAGGGTTGTGCAAGGGCTGGCGGGGAAAAGGGGGCTCCCCATTCCCTGGGGTTTAGGGGTACCCCCGAACCGGGGATGGAGCTAAAAacgtgtccctgtccccatatGAGCCGTGGGCTGAGAGGACTGGGAATGGTGGGCACTGGGAATAACCCTGGAGAACCCCAACTCCTGATTCTGGGGTGGGGTGTAGGTGAATGGCACCAGCTGCCTGGGGGGGGACAGTGTGGGACCCCCGGAGCTGAGCACCCCCTGCACTGGGTGCACCCCCAGACCCAGAGCAATGGGTGTGTCTGGGCAGGATCTggccccatccagccctggGGCCGGGCCCTTCCCAGCTCGGTGCCAGCCCGGGGGGTGCcggggtggcacagggaggggcCGGAGGGGGTGACCCGGTGCCGTGTGCCCCCGCAGCGCGAGTGCATCTCCATCCACGTGGGCCAAGCGGGCGTGCAGATCGGCAATGCCTGCTGGGAGCTGTACTGCCTGGAGCACGGCATCCAGCCCGACGGGCAGATGCCCAGCGACAAGACCATCGGCGGGGGGGACGACTCCTTCAACACCTTCTTCAGCGAGACGGGGGCCGGCAAGCACGTGCCCCGGGCCGTCTTCGTGGACCTGGAGCCCACGGTGATCGGtgagggggcgcggggggcggccACGGGGGGTGAGGGGCGGGCGGTGGGAGCGGGCGCTGGGTGCTGACGGGGCCCGGGGCTCTCCCCACAGACGAGGTGCGCACGGGGACGTACCGGCAGCTCTTCCACCCCGAGCAGCTGATCACGGGCAAGGAGGATGCGGCCAACAACTACGCCCGCGGGCACTACACCATCGGGAAGGAGATCATCGACCTGGTCCTCGACCGCATCCGCAAGCTGGTGAGCGGCCGTGGGGTCCTGCGGGGCGGGTCCATCCCTGCAGGGGTGTGGAGACAAAAGGAAGgcccaggtgtccctgggtAGGTCCTTCTCACTCCATCCACACTTTGGAGCAGAGGGCTGAGCTGGCACAGGATGGACCTGCTGCCACCGGGTGTGGGGGCAGGTCCGGgctgtccccctgtccctgctcgGTGCTGAGCCTCACCAAAGGGAGGAGGATGGGAAGCCCCATGCCCAGGGCAAGGGGAGGGCAGCCCAGATGGTTTGGGTGCTGGTACAGCACTGGTTTGACTGGTGTGGCTGCCCAAGCTCTTTGAAGCTCTGGTTCCCACGCTGGGGCTGGTGCCAGGTCTGGCTGGACCTGCTGCGCCGCCGGCTCCGCTCCGGGAGCTCCCGGGACATCAAAGGCTGAGCTGGCTGCCCGTGGGCTCCTGTGGGATGACGGCTCCTGCTGCACCCACCCTGTGGAGGAAGAGGGGCTGAAGCCCTTCTGGACCTCACTGGGGTGTCTCCCATGAGCTGGAGGATTCATCATGAGTAGTGTCCAACAGGTGAGGTCACGGCCACCCTGTCCTCCATCCTGgtggctcctgccctgctgctcgGACCTCCCCAAAATATCCTCGTGAGGCCacagagaggaaggagcaaCGTCTGCTGCCCAGAATAAACATGTCCCCACACCTTGTCTCTCCGGAGTATCCCCCAGTccctgtgggaagggacccCTTTCTCCAAGGGCCTGtagctggaagcagagctggggcactgTTGCAGGTGCCCCAGGGGCCTGAGATCCTGGGGTGATTCTTTGCCATCCTGAGCAACTGGGTAGCAGCTTCAATTCAGAATTACTGATGGTTTggtcttgttttcctcttccattcTTCCAGGCTGACCAGtgcacagggctgcagggcttCCTGGTGTTCCACAGCTTCGGGGGCGGCACCGGCTCCGgcttcacctccctgctcaTGGAGCGGCTCTCTGTCGACTATGGCAAGAAGTCCAAGCTGGAGTTCTCCATCTACCCGGCCCCGCAGGTCTCCACGGCCGTGGTGGAGCCCTACAACTCCATCCTCACCACCCACACCACCCTGGAGCACTCCGACTGCGCCTTCATGGTGGACAACGAGGCCATCTATGACATCTGCCGCCGCAACCTGGACATCGAGAGGCCCACCTACACCAACCTCAACCGCCTCATCAGCCAGATCGTGTCCTCCATCACGGCCTCGCTGCGCTTCGACGGGGCCCTGAACGTCGACCTGACGGAGTTCCAGACCAACCTGGTGCCGTACCCCCGCATCCACTTCCCGCTGGCCACCTACGCCCCCGTCATCTCCGCCGAGAAGGCTTATCACGAGCAGCTGTCGGTGGCCGAGATCACCAACGCCTGCTTCGAGCCGGCCAACCAGATGGTGAAGTGCGACCCCCGGCACGGCAAGTACATGGCGTGCTGCCTGCTGTACCGCGGGGACGTGGTGCCCAAGGACGTCAACGCCGCCATCGCCACCATCAAGACCAAGCGCACCATCCAGTTCGTGGACTGGTGCCCCACCGGCTTCAAGGTGGGCATCAACTACCAGCCGCCCACGGTGGTGCCCGGGGGGGACCTGGCCAAGGTGCAGAGGGCCGTGTGCATGCTGAGCAACACCACGGCCATCGCCGAGGCCTGGGCCCGCCTGGACCACAAGTTTGACCTGATGTACGCCAAGCGGGCGTTCGTGCACTGGTACGTGGGGGAGGGCATGGAGGAGGGGGAGTTCTCGGAGGCCCGGGAGGATATGGCTGCCCTGGAGAAGGATTACGAGGAGGTGGGGGCTGACAGCATGGAGGGTGATGACGAGGGGGCGGAATACTAGTGCCTTGTCTCTTGTGTTTCACTGTGGTGCTGTTCATTAAAATGGCTCTTTCCACTCCTGCCTCGTTCTTTGTGCCGGGACAATCTGCCTTGTGGTGACCTGGGGGGACGTCCCAGGGGAGGGGGGCCCTGGCTGGGCCggctgcctggctgtgctgccagctggcacaggggctgtgctgggggacgCTGGGGAGTTGTGTGTGGCTGGGTCCTGTGCTGTGAGCTGGCTGCTgtgagccctgctgggctgtttgCCACGCAGTCTTGATGTCCCCCTCCCCATTCTGCTGTCCCTGGGGGATGCCAAGTGGGGGGGATGCCCCTGGTAGCCCCCTGTGCGTGGGTAGGACCCAGCCCTGGTGCAGACAGGCTGGGCTGGACGTGGTGCCGGGCTGCTCCTGGCACGGAGCCACTCTCAGTGcggggctctgcagagctgggaggggggtcCTGGGCGGGAGGGACCCCCCCCTACAGCCCCTGGACAGGGCACTGACTCCTTCTCGTAAGTGCCGCCCTCGCTGCCCGGAAagggggggggtcagggggggccGAG
This window encodes:
- the LOC116800093 gene encoding histone-lysine N-methyltransferase 2D-like — protein: MFRINNEHVIDATLTGGPARYINHSCAPNCVAEVVTFDKEDKIIIISSRRIPKGEELTYDYQFDFEDDQHKIPCHCGAWNCRKWMN
- the LOC116800094 gene encoding tubulin alpha-1C chain is translated as MRECISIHVGQAGVQIGNACWELYCLEHGIQPDGQMPSDKTIGGGDDSFNTFFSETGAGKHVPRAVFVDLEPTVIDEVRTGTYRQLFHPEQLITGKEDAANNYARGHYTIGKEIIDLVLDRIRKLADQCTGLQGFLVFHSFGGGTGSGFTSLLMERLSVDYGKKSKLEFSIYPAPQVSTAVVEPYNSILTTHTTLEHSDCAFMVDNEAIYDICRRNLDIERPTYTNLNRLISQIVSSITASLRFDGALNVDLTEFQTNLVPYPRIHFPLATYAPVISAEKAYHEQLSVAEITNACFEPANQMVKCDPRHGKYMACCLLYRGDVVPKDVNAAIATIKTKRTIQFVDWCPTGFKVGINYQPPTVVPGGDLAKVQRAVCMLSNTTAIAEAWARLDHKFDLMYAKRAFVHWYVGEGMEEGEFSEAREDMAALEKDYEEVGADSMEGDDEGAEY